In Solibacillus isronensis, one DNA window encodes the following:
- a CDS encoding TIGR00266 family protein, producing MKNHEIDYVLHGDDMQFVEVELDPQETVVAEAGSLMMMEDQIQMETVFGDGSANQGSGLMGKLLGAGKRLITGESLFMTTFTNSGMGKRKVYFASPYPGKIIPMNLSELDGKIICQKDAFLAAAKGVSVGVEFQKKLGTGFFGGEGFIMQKLEGDGMAFVHAGGTIYERKLQPGETLRIDTGCLVAMTQDVNYNIEMVSGIKTALFGGEGLFFATLSGPGTVWVQSLPFSRLASRVFAAAPVSQGGGGKDAGEGGIGGLFDLFNK from the coding sequence ATGAAAAATCATGAAATCGACTACGTCTTACACGGCGATGATATGCAGTTTGTAGAGGTAGAGCTTGACCCGCAGGAGACGGTTGTGGCGGAAGCTGGAAGTTTAATGATGATGGAAGATCAAATCCAGATGGAAACCGTATTCGGTGATGGCTCGGCAAATCAGGGCTCCGGGTTGATGGGGAAATTACTTGGCGCAGGAAAACGTTTAATTACAGGCGAAAGCTTATTCATGACTACATTCACTAACAGCGGCATGGGCAAACGTAAAGTGTATTTCGCTTCTCCATATCCAGGTAAAATCATTCCAATGAATTTAAGTGAATTGGATGGCAAAATCATCTGTCAAAAAGATGCATTTCTAGCTGCGGCAAAAGGTGTATCGGTTGGCGTAGAATTCCAGAAAAAATTAGGTACAGGATTCTTCGGTGGTGAAGGATTCATTATGCAAAAGCTTGAAGGAGACGGTATGGCTTTTGTGCATGCAGGCGGTACAATTTATGAACGTAAACTTCAGCCAGGCGAAACATTGCGCATTGATACAGGCTGTCTAGTTGCGATGACCCAAGATGTAAACTACAATATCGAAATGGTAAGCGGCATTAAAACGGCTTTATTCGGTGGTGAAGGTTTATTCTTTGCAACGCTTTCTGGTCCTGGTACAGTTTGGGTACAATCATTACCATTCAGCCGTCTGGCAAGCCGTGTGTTTGCTGCAGCACCAGTATCTCAGGGTGGTGGCGGTAAAGATGCAGGTGAAGGCGGCATCGGCGGATTATTTGATCTGTTCAATAAATAA
- a CDS encoding response regulator transcription factor: MNQLTVLVTDDDQDIRDGIEIYLKNEGYRVLKAADGLEAIELLEQNEVHCMILDIMMPKMDGITATFKIRAERNIPIIMLSAKAEQSDKIHGLSVGADDYITKPFHPLELMARVKSQLRRYVNFGTAGDTAPLVEGLELDAAAREIRVDGEPVKLTPTEYKITELLLKNAGRVYSISDIYELVWNEPAYNAENIVAVHIRKIREKIEADPKNPRYLKVVWGLGYKIEK, from the coding sequence ATGAATCAGCTGACGGTGCTCGTAACAGATGACGATCAGGACATCCGGGACGGCATAGAAATTTATTTAAAAAATGAAGGTTACCGGGTGTTAAAAGCGGCAGACGGGCTTGAGGCAATCGAACTGCTTGAACAAAATGAAGTACACTGTATGATTTTAGACATCATGATGCCGAAGATGGATGGGATTACCGCGACATTCAAAATTCGTGCAGAACGCAATATCCCGATTATTATGCTCAGTGCAAAGGCGGAACAAAGCGATAAAATTCATGGGCTTTCCGTAGGGGCGGACGATTATATTACAAAGCCGTTCCACCCGCTTGAATTGATGGCACGCGTCAAGTCCCAGCTAAGACGCTATGTCAACTTCGGCACGGCAGGGGATACCGCTCCGCTTGTTGAAGGACTGGAGCTGGATGCAGCGGCGCGGGAAATCCGTGTGGACGGAGAACCTGTCAAACTGACACCGACTGAGTATAAAATAACTGAGCTTCTACTAAAAAATGCGGGACGCGTCTATTCAATCAGCGATATTTACGAACTTGTATGGAATGAACCCGCGTATAACGCCGAAAATATTGTTGCCGTGCATATCCGGAAAATCCGTGAAAAAATCGAAGCCGATCCGAAAAATCCCCGTTATTTAAAAGTGGTGTGGGGATTGGGTTATAAAATTGAAAAGTAA
- a CDS encoding metallophosphoesterase, protein MRILLGIVALAIYSGLTFYLGWNFRAWLLSIQQFRWPIIYWTVLFLVSYGYFIGKLHPLFTPFSVLGSYWMFFLQYGLFLCIIANLIIRLTPLTTKMVGTGVVGLLVVLLIAGTYFAYSPVVRNATINIDKPGDDMRIVMASDFHLGLLSGKGHLEKFVALSNEQNPDLVLLPGDIVDDSPKRFVEKDMGEVMKNLKATYGVYGVLGNHEYYGNEIPEFKKEMAEANVKILMDETILVANRFYLTGREDVTNKNRLALKEMQPEKENLPWFVMNHTPLDMDEPARLGVDFHVSGHTHRGQMWPNHLITERTFELDYGLLKKEQLHALVSSGFGFWGPPTRIGSRSELWVIEVKFSE, encoded by the coding sequence ATGCGTATACTTTTAGGCATAGTAGCATTAGCGATATACAGTGGTCTCACTTTTTATCTTGGCTGGAATTTTAGGGCATGGCTGTTGTCTATTCAGCAATTTCGCTGGCCGATTATTTATTGGACAGTGCTGTTTCTCGTATCATACGGTTATTTTATAGGAAAGCTCCATCCACTGTTCACGCCATTCTCGGTGCTCGGCAGCTATTGGATGTTCTTTTTGCAGTACGGGCTCTTCCTTTGTATCATCGCCAACTTAATCATCAGACTTACACCGCTTACAACGAAAATGGTCGGTACAGGGGTTGTTGGTTTACTTGTTGTTTTATTGATTGCAGGTACATATTTTGCTTATTCACCGGTAGTTCGAAATGCGACAATCAACATCGATAAACCTGGAGATGATATGCGTATCGTTATGGCATCGGATTTCCACCTCGGTTTGTTGTCAGGGAAAGGACATTTGGAGAAATTTGTTGCGCTTTCCAATGAACAAAATCCTGATTTAGTGCTTCTTCCGGGTGATATTGTCGATGATAGTCCAAAGCGCTTTGTCGAAAAAGACATGGGCGAAGTGATGAAAAATTTAAAGGCAACATATGGTGTATACGGAGTACTGGGTAACCATGAATATTACGGTAACGAAATACCGGAATTTAAAAAGGAAATGGCTGAAGCAAACGTTAAAATCTTAATGGATGAAACAATTTTAGTGGCGAATCGTTTTTATTTAACAGGGCGGGAAGACGTGACGAACAAAAACCGTTTAGCCTTAAAAGAGATGCAGCCCGAAAAGGAAAACTTGCCTTGGTTTGTTATGAACCATACGCCGCTGGATATGGATGAGCCGGCTCGTTTAGGAGTGGATTTCCATGTTTCGGGACATACGCACCGCGGTCAAATGTGGCCAAACCACCTCATTACAGAAAGAACTTTTGAGTTGGATTACGGCCTTCTCAAAAAAGAGCAGTTACATGCGCTTGTTTCGAGCGGCTTTGGTTTTTGGGGGCCTCCGACACGTATTGGCAGTCGCTCCGAATTATGGGTAATAGAAGTGAAATTTAGCGAATAA
- a CDS encoding DMT family transporter translates to MNILPYLFVLLAAMLWGTVGTTQTFLSEGISSFAVAGVRSGIGGGVLLLAVLLMRKISFRNWSWKWTILAAIAIALFQSLFFTSVRFTGVAVGTVVTIGSAPVFAGFIEWVFWKVRPTLVWAIATVLAIVGCLLLFMNQGETAINPLGIGLALAAGSMFALYTNVSKQLMKREETLPAVAMTFSICALFLLPLAAKDGFGWLTEGVNIWPILFMALAATSLAYILFLGGLKKISSSAAVTLSLAEPLTAALLGVFLVGEHLTFVAWIGVSLLLGGIVVLTFGTKKAAS, encoded by the coding sequence GTGAATATTTTACCGTATCTGTTTGTGCTGTTAGCCGCAATGCTTTGGGGGACGGTCGGAACAACACAAACTTTTTTATCGGAAGGGATTTCTTCCTTTGCGGTAGCGGGTGTAAGGTCTGGTATTGGCGGTGGGGTGTTGCTGCTGGCGGTTCTTTTAATGAGAAAAATTTCATTCCGTAACTGGTCATGGAAGTGGACCATTTTAGCAGCGATCGCAATAGCTTTATTCCAAAGTCTTTTTTTCACATCTGTTCGCTTTACAGGGGTTGCAGTAGGGACGGTTGTGACAATCGGAAGTGCACCAGTATTTGCGGGATTCATCGAGTGGGTCTTTTGGAAAGTCCGGCCAACACTCGTATGGGCAATTGCGACAGTGCTCGCCATTGTCGGCTGCTTGCTATTGTTTATGAATCAAGGTGAGACGGCGATCAACCCGCTTGGCATAGGGTTAGCATTGGCTGCAGGTTCCATGTTTGCGCTTTATACGAATGTGAGTAAGCAGTTGATGAAACGGGAAGAAACATTGCCTGCTGTAGCGATGACTTTTTCCATTTGCGCATTATTTTTGTTGCCGCTCGCAGCAAAAGACGGGTTTGGCTGGCTGACAGAAGGCGTAAATATTTGGCCGATTCTTTTTATGGCACTTGCTGCTACAAGTTTGGCATACATATTATTTTTGGGCGGCTTAAAGAAAATCAGTTCGTCAGCCGCAGTGACATTGAGCTTAGCCGAACCTTTAACAGCTGCATTACTGGGTGTGTTTTTAGTAGGGGAACATTTAACATTTGTTGCTTGGATCGGTGTTAGTTTATTATTAGGTGGAATAGTTGTGCTAACATTCGGCACAAAGAAAGCTGCTTCATAG
- a CDS encoding histidine kinase dimerization/phospho-acceptor domain-containing protein: MKNNKLYLQLFLMFVVVTAVSLIFTNGGRYLGKTFYESQNYNNEAENLVYEFSQYVFNTPTEEEFKGALTVSVEEIEDYRTYYGSLAEQIQNIKEQYASEIDATQDQEVIEAIEQERDAKIADIKKNFEDDEYVKEKILVIKKKAIQQKLKEIEREKKEVLSKYDYFAYEFKDEKTGEVYRNGDISEKSVFKKTVNNVGKNLSGLYPLNYYDYDSLGVLQDSYTLEQDLSDISGVVTVPASWIENTHISSEKSAFIITKYVYYGIILAGIISFILLMTSLKPKLEQFNRQFQLRELFERFPIDIRIVSTIITAYFAISANGMFTRSIRSQIFNYTVSQFSQLIDVFVTGLISLVLIAAVVFMVVSIWVSLKGQRDLEKIWPETFTAKFVDGAISMFENRSIGMQSLILLLVVFLGGFGFAVVMTAGSFGVFLFYMFLFVVFFIPALYMFMRRMGYLNRIMQHTENMAHGRLTKDLKVKGKSPLARHAENLNGLREGVRNSMNEQAKSEQMKTELITNVSHDLRTPLTSIITYTDLLKNPAITEEERKKYIDILDAKSNRLKTLIEDLFEVSKMASGNVEITKQRIDLAQLLQQAVGEHGEDFAAANLDLRINIAEQPIYVRVDGQKWWRVIDNLIINARKYSLEGTRVYVNLKSYEGNAELTVKNVAKYELNEEASQLIERFKRADTSRHTEGSGLGLAIAQSIVDLHDGQLDIAVDGDLFKVTVSIPTDK; this comes from the coding sequence ATGAAAAACAATAAATTATACCTCCAGCTTTTTCTTATGTTTGTAGTAGTAACTGCAGTAAGTTTAATTTTTACTAATGGCGGTCGTTATTTAGGAAAAACTTTTTATGAATCGCAAAATTATAACAATGAAGCAGAGAACTTAGTATACGAGTTCTCGCAGTATGTGTTTAACACGCCGACGGAAGAAGAATTTAAAGGGGCTTTAACAGTATCGGTTGAGGAAATTGAGGATTACCGTACATATTACGGTTCCCTTGCTGAGCAAATTCAAAATATTAAAGAGCAGTATGCAAGCGAAATAGATGCAACACAAGATCAGGAAGTAATTGAGGCAATTGAACAAGAACGTGACGCCAAGATTGCCGACATTAAGAAAAACTTTGAAGATGATGAATATGTAAAAGAAAAAATACTAGTAATTAAGAAAAAAGCAATTCAGCAGAAGCTTAAAGAAATTGAAAGAGAAAAGAAAGAAGTTTTGAGCAAATACGATTACTTTGCTTATGAATTTAAAGATGAAAAAACCGGAGAAGTTTACCGTAATGGCGATATTAGTGAAAAGAGTGTCTTTAAAAAAACAGTTAACAATGTAGGGAAAAACCTCTCAGGTCTCTATCCGCTTAATTATTATGATTATGATAGCTTAGGGGTTTTGCAAGATAGCTACACACTCGAGCAGGATTTATCGGATATTTCAGGTGTTGTAACAGTTCCGGCTAGTTGGATCGAAAATACTCATATAAGCAGTGAAAAAAGTGCGTTTATCATTACAAAATATGTGTATTACGGCATTATTCTTGCAGGGATTATCAGTTTTATTTTATTAATGACTTCTTTAAAACCAAAGCTTGAACAGTTCAATCGCCAGTTCCAGCTACGTGAACTATTTGAACGTTTCCCGATAGATATCCGCATTGTGTCAACCATTATTACTGCTTACTTTGCGATTTCAGCTAACGGAATGTTTACAAGATCTATTCGATCGCAAATATTCAATTATACGGTGAGTCAGTTCAGCCAGCTTATCGATGTTTTTGTAACAGGACTAATCAGCTTAGTGCTTATTGCAGCGGTCGTCTTTATGGTTGTCTCAATATGGGTAAGTTTAAAAGGGCAGCGTGACTTGGAGAAAATCTGGCCGGAGACATTTACGGCGAAGTTTGTAGATGGTGCCATCTCAATGTTTGAAAATCGTTCAATCGGGATGCAGTCACTAATATTGCTTCTTGTTGTTTTCCTTGGAGGCTTTGGATTTGCCGTTGTTATGACAGCAGGCAGTTTCGGTGTTTTCCTGTTCTATATGTTTTTATTTGTAGTGTTCTTTATTCCGGCACTCTATATGTTCATGCGTCGTATGGGCTACCTGAACCGTATTATGCAGCATACTGAAAACATGGCACATGGCCGTCTCACAAAAGATTTAAAGGTGAAAGGGAAATCTCCTTTAGCAAGACACGCCGAAAATTTAAATGGGCTTCGTGAAGGTGTCCGTAACAGTATGAATGAACAGGCAAAAAGTGAGCAGATGAAAACAGAGCTCATTACGAATGTCAGCCATGATTTACGTACACCGCTCACATCAATTATTACGTATACGGACTTACTGAAAAATCCAGCAATCACAGAGGAAGAGCGAAAAAAATATATCGACATTTTAGATGCGAAATCGAATCGTTTAAAAACATTAATTGAAGATTTATTTGAAGTATCGAAAATGGCAAGCGGCAATGTAGAAATTACGAAACAGCGCATCGACTTAGCACAACTGTTGCAGCAGGCGGTCGGTGAGCATGGAGAAGACTTTGCAGCAGCCAATTTGGATTTACGTATCAATATCGCAGAACAGCCAATTTATGTTCGTGTGGACGGGCAAAAATGGTGGCGTGTCATTGATAACTTAATTATTAACGCACGTAAATATTCGTTGGAAGGCACACGTGTTTACGTCAACTTGAAGTCGTATGAGGGGAATGCCGAATTGACTGTGAAAAATGTTGCGAAATACGAGCTGAACGAGGAAGCGTCCCAATTAATCGAGCGTTTCAAACGTGCCGATACATCACGTCATACAGAAGGTTCAGGGCTGGGGCTAGCCATTGCACAGTCAATTGTTGATTTGCATGACGGGCAATTGGACATCGCAGTTGATGGGGATCTGTTTAAAGTGACGGTTAGTATTCCAACAGATAAATAG
- a CDS encoding undecaprenyl-diphosphate phosphatase: MEWIELLKALILGFVEGMTEFAPVSSTGHMIIVDDMWLQTKEFLGSGSANTFKIVIQLGSILAVVFVMWKRLLSLVGLYKIEGQKKTRFNLGHVIIGIIPAGIFGVLFEDFIDENLFSIKTVIVGLIIGAIFMIIADKLGPKKPAITSLDDISYSKALKIGFIQCLSLWPGFSRSGSTISGGVLLGLDHKTAADFTFIMAVPIMAGASGLSLVKNWDQINADHFWFYVVGFVSAFVFALISIKFFLKLISKVKLTPFAIYRIVLALILIIVLAV; encoded by the coding sequence ATGGAATGGATTGAGCTATTAAAAGCTTTAATTTTAGGGTTTGTCGAAGGGATGACCGAATTTGCGCCAGTTTCCTCAACAGGACATATGATTATTGTTGATGATATGTGGTTACAGACGAAGGAATTTCTAGGATCAGGTTCGGCAAATACATTTAAAATTGTCATTCAGCTAGGATCGATATTGGCAGTCGTTTTCGTTATGTGGAAACGATTACTAAGTTTAGTTGGATTATATAAAATAGAAGGACAGAAAAAGACTCGTTTTAATCTGGGACATGTGATCATCGGTATTATTCCAGCAGGTATTTTTGGCGTACTGTTTGAAGATTTTATCGATGAAAATCTATTCAGCATCAAAACCGTAATTGTAGGATTAATTATCGGAGCGATCTTTATGATTATTGCTGATAAATTGGGACCTAAAAAGCCGGCCATTACGTCACTGGATGATATTTCGTACAGTAAAGCACTGAAAATTGGATTTATCCAATGTTTATCGCTTTGGCCAGGGTTTTCACGCTCGGGTTCAACGATTTCAGGCGGGGTATTGCTAGGATTGGACCATAAAACTGCAGCGGACTTTACGTTTATTATGGCCGTGCCGATTATGGCAGGGGCAAGCGGTTTGTCGCTTGTTAAGAACTGGGATCAAATTAACGCCGATCACTTTTGGTTTTATGTAGTCGGTTTTGTGAGCGCATTTGTATTTGCACTTATTTCGATTAAATTCTTCCTGAAGCTGATTTCAAAAGTGAAATTAACGCCATTCGCGATTTATCGAATTGTACTGGCACTAATATTAATCATCGTTTTAGCTGTATAA
- a CDS encoding saccharopine dehydrogenase family protein translates to MKVVVLGAGLMGKEVARDLVRSEDVKKIYLADVSTGPAEEFVNTLITDKVEVIQLDAEDDKALRDVISRGDVVVNALFYKFNERVAKAAIDAGVHSVDLGGHIGGITESIFELHGQAVDNGVTIIPDLGVAPGMINILTGYGATKFDSVDSIKLYVGGIPTTPQPPLHYIRVFSLDGVFDHYTEPSKMIQKGVLTEVESLTGLEPIYFDEFGVLEAFYTSGGISTLYKTFPHVKTLEYKTIRYKGHAEQFKLLADLGFLDKNNKVEAGGREVNVREVTREVLQKKLDIGNNVDAVLLRVIISGEKSEEQITYEYEMVVRKDTEQNVTAMARATANTISIVAQMIGKGLIVERGVFAPETVVPGREFIQEMAKRGVDIKETSHRSSMIVKW, encoded by the coding sequence ATGAAAGTAGTAGTGTTAGGTGCAGGGTTGATGGGGAAAGAAGTAGCGCGCGATTTAGTCCGTAGTGAAGATGTGAAAAAGATTTATTTAGCAGATGTTTCAACAGGTCCTGCAGAGGAATTTGTTAATACATTGATTACAGATAAGGTGGAAGTAATACAACTTGATGCTGAAGACGACAAAGCATTACGCGATGTCATCAGCCGTGGTGATGTAGTAGTGAATGCACTGTTCTATAAGTTCAATGAACGTGTTGCAAAAGCGGCAATCGATGCAGGGGTGCATTCGGTAGACTTAGGAGGCCACATTGGCGGAATTACAGAATCTATATTCGAGCTGCACGGTCAGGCAGTCGATAATGGCGTGACGATTATTCCGGATTTAGGTGTAGCGCCTGGAATGATCAATATTTTAACGGGTTACGGTGCGACAAAGTTTGATTCTGTAGATTCAATCAAATTGTATGTAGGTGGTATTCCGACAACGCCACAGCCTCCACTGCACTATATTCGTGTGTTCTCACTGGATGGGGTATTCGATCACTATACAGAGCCTTCGAAAATGATTCAAAAAGGTGTGCTAACAGAGGTCGAATCTTTAACAGGACTGGAGCCGATTTACTTTGACGAGTTTGGAGTATTAGAGGCGTTCTATACATCAGGCGGAATTTCAACGTTATATAAAACATTTCCTCATGTAAAAACACTCGAATACAAAACAATCCGCTATAAAGGTCATGCGGAGCAATTTAAACTGCTTGCTGATTTAGGTTTCCTTGATAAAAACAATAAAGTTGAAGCTGGCGGTCGTGAAGTAAATGTCCGAGAAGTAACGAGGGAAGTATTACAGAAAAAACTGGATATCGGCAATAATGTCGATGCAGTACTATTACGTGTAATTATTTCAGGTGAAAAATCGGAAGAGCAAATTACGTATGAATATGAAATGGTCGTAAGAAAAGATACAGAGCAAAACGTGACGGCGATGGCACGTGCAACAGCAAATACGATTTCAATCGTGGCCCAAATGATTGGTAAGGGACTGATTGTTGAGCGTGGTGTATTTGCACCGGAAACGGTTGTGCCAGGTCGTGAGTTTATTCAGGAAATGGCGAAACGAGGTGTGGATATTAAAGAAACATCACACCGTTCATCAATGATTGTAAAGTGGTAG
- a CDS encoding acyl-CoA dehydrogenase family protein, which produces MNFEFTEEQILLRKTVRQFVDAEIIPYIAEWDAGGGFDPNLWKRLAELGLMGVCVPEKYGGAGMDYNSLAIVCEELERGDTAFRTAVSVHTGLNSMTLMQWGTEEQKEKYLLPQAKGEKIGAFGLTEPGAGSDVAAMSSFAKRDGDYYILNGQKTWISLCDIADHFLVFAYTDKEKAHHGISAFIVEREWAGFSSKAIKGKYGIRAGNTGELFFEDVKIPAENLLGEEGEGFKIAMSALDNGRFTVAAGAVGLIQACIEASVKYCKERETFGKPIGEHQLVGQMLAKMEAGYEMSRLLVYRAGVLKNKGVRNTRETSLAKWQACDFANKAADDAVQIHGAYGYSDEYPVARYLRNSKAPVIYEGTREIHTMMQADYVLGKRADKKLRCMLPSWPFE; this is translated from the coding sequence ATGAACTTCGAATTTACAGAAGAACAGATTCTTTTACGAAAAACAGTAAGGCAATTTGTTGATGCAGAAATTATCCCTTATATTGCCGAATGGGATGCAGGCGGCGGTTTTGACCCGAATTTATGGAAGCGACTTGCCGAACTGGGCTTAATGGGAGTTTGTGTACCGGAGAAATACGGCGGAGCAGGAATGGACTATAATTCACTTGCGATTGTCTGTGAAGAGCTGGAGCGCGGGGATACGGCATTTCGTACAGCCGTTTCCGTTCATACTGGCTTAAACAGTATGACGCTCATGCAATGGGGCACAGAAGAGCAGAAGGAAAAATATTTGCTCCCCCAGGCAAAGGGCGAGAAAATTGGCGCATTCGGACTGACAGAACCTGGTGCCGGATCGGATGTCGCTGCGATGAGTTCATTTGCGAAGCGTGATGGAGACTACTATATTTTGAACGGTCAAAAGACTTGGATTTCCTTATGTGATATCGCAGATCACTTTCTTGTATTTGCCTATACAGATAAGGAAAAAGCGCACCATGGGATTTCTGCATTTATCGTAGAGCGTGAATGGGCTGGGTTTAGCTCAAAGGCAATTAAAGGAAAGTACGGTATTCGTGCAGGCAATACAGGCGAACTGTTCTTTGAGGATGTCAAAATTCCGGCAGAAAACTTACTCGGTGAAGAAGGGGAAGGGTTTAAAATTGCAATGTCCGCACTGGATAACGGCCGTTTTACTGTTGCTGCAGGCGCAGTCGGCTTAATTCAGGCGTGTATCGAAGCGAGCGTCAAGTACTGTAAAGAACGCGAAACTTTCGGTAAACCGATTGGTGAGCATCAACTAGTCGGTCAAATGCTTGCAAAAATGGAAGCTGGCTACGAAATGAGTCGCCTGCTTGTGTATCGCGCAGGAGTGCTGAAAAATAAAGGCGTGCGCAACACGAGGGAAACATCGCTCGCCAAATGGCAGGCATGCGACTTTGCGAATAAAGCTGCGGATGATGCGGTTCAAATCCACGGGGCATACGGTTATTCCGATGAATATCCAGTAGCCCGTTATTTACGAAATTCCAAAGCACCGGTCATTTATGAGGGGACACGCGAAATTCATACAATGATGCAGGCAGATTATGTGCTTGGGAAACGTGCAGATAAGAAGTTACGCTGTATGCTCCCAAGCTGGCCATTTGAATAA
- a CDS encoding aldehyde dehydrogenase family protein, with protein MKLLNFIGGEWIEDDSLQTMPVINPANGEQLGTIPLSTKFQVELAAQKAKAAQKEWALVPAPKRADYLYEIAFKLKEKKEHLAQILTKEMGKVIEEARGEVQEGIDMALYMAAEGRRLFGETVPSELPNKFAMSVRAPIGVAGLITPWNFPIAIATWKSFPALVAGNTVIWKPSNETPFMAYELAKIYEEVGLPPGVVNVVFGSGPTVGTAIVEHPDIRVISFTGSTTTGSKVAELGGKHLKKVSLEMGGKNAVIVMDDANLDLALEGILWSAFGTAGQRCTACSRVIVHKNVKQELENRLVEATKQLTIGDGLDPSVKVGPVINKAALEKINHYVQIGKQQGANLLIGGEILSVGELAKGYYYAPTIFTDVEASSILAQEEIFGPVISIIEVSSLEEAIEVNNGVKFGLSSSIFSQDVNTIFKAQQLLDTGIVYVNAGTTGAEIHLPFGGTKGTGNGHRDSGQAALDVYTEWKSIYIDYSGKLQRAQIDNNA; from the coding sequence ATGAAGCTGTTAAATTTTATTGGTGGAGAATGGATAGAAGACGATTCATTGCAAACGATGCCTGTGATCAATCCTGCAAATGGTGAACAGTTAGGAACGATACCACTTTCGACAAAATTCCAAGTCGAACTCGCTGCTCAAAAGGCGAAAGCGGCTCAAAAAGAATGGGCGCTTGTCCCTGCGCCAAAACGAGCAGATTATTTATATGAAATTGCATTTAAACTGAAAGAAAAGAAAGAACATCTCGCGCAAATATTAACGAAGGAAATGGGCAAAGTCATCGAAGAAGCGCGCGGAGAAGTACAAGAAGGAATCGACATGGCGCTTTATATGGCAGCGGAAGGTAGACGTTTATTTGGAGAAACGGTCCCGTCGGAATTGCCGAATAAGTTTGCGATGAGTGTGCGCGCTCCGATTGGGGTGGCAGGACTCATTACGCCGTGGAATTTCCCTATTGCAATTGCGACATGGAAGTCATTCCCCGCACTCGTAGCCGGTAATACGGTTATATGGAAACCTTCTAACGAAACACCTTTTATGGCTTACGAACTTGCCAAAATATATGAAGAGGTCGGCTTGCCGCCTGGTGTCGTCAACGTTGTATTCGGATCAGGTCCTACAGTAGGAACAGCGATTGTCGAGCATCCGGACATCCGTGTAATTTCCTTTACAGGGTCAACAACGACAGGAAGCAAAGTAGCCGAGCTTGGCGGAAAACATCTGAAAAAAGTTTCGCTTGAAATGGGCGGGAAAAATGCAGTCATTGTAATGGATGATGCTAATTTGGATTTAGCGCTTGAAGGTATTTTATGGAGTGCTTTTGGTACGGCTGGGCAGCGCTGTACAGCATGCAGCCGTGTAATTGTGCATAAAAATGTAAAACAGGAATTGGAAAATCGTCTTGTGGAAGCAACGAAGCAGCTGACAATCGGGGACGGGTTGGATCCTTCAGTTAAAGTAGGGCCTGTCATTAATAAGGCTGCTCTGGAAAAAATCAATCATTATGTACAGATCGGTAAGCAGCAAGGTGCGAATTTGCTGATTGGCGGAGAAATTTTATCTGTAGGCGAATTGGCAAAAGGCTATTACTATGCCCCGACAATTTTTACCGATGTGGAAGCATCAAGCATTCTCGCACAAGAGGAAATTTTCGGTCCTGTCATAAGTATTATTGAAGTCAGCAGTTTGGAAGAGGCAATTGAAGTGAATAACGGTGTAAAGTTTGGCTTATCAAGCTCGATTTTCTCGCAAGATGTCAACACAATCTTCAAAGCACAGCAGTTGCTTGATACAGGTATTGTTTATGTAAATGCCGGAACAACAGGCGCGGAAATTCACTTGCCGTTTGGCGGGACGAAAGGTACAGGAAATGGTCACCGCGATTCAGGCCAGGCAGCTCTTGATGTGTATACGGAATGGAAGAGTATTTATATAGACTACAGCGGCAAGTTGCAACGTGCCCAAATCGATAATAACGCTTGA